The following proteins are encoded in a genomic region of Xanthomonas citri pv. mangiferaeindicae:
- a CDS encoding carbon-nitrogen hydrolase, whose amino-acid sequence MHNLRVSIVQGATIWHDPEANREYYGGLIAPLRGLSDLVVLPETFTSGFSNDAIERAEDMDGPTVAWMRAQAAALDAAVTGSVQLRDGDGVYNRMLWATPDGNLQWYDKRHLFRYANEHKRYAPGRARLTVELKGWRINPQVCYDLRFPVFCRNRFDVERPGQLDFDLQLFVANWPAARAYAWKTLLRARAIENLCYVVGVNRVGRDGNGLDYSGNSAVLDFLGTPLSECTDAEVVSTTTLLASELAAHRERFPAMLDADRFEILDA is encoded by the coding sequence ATGCACAACCTCCGCGTTTCCATCGTCCAGGGCGCCACGATCTGGCACGACCCGGAGGCCAATCGCGAGTATTACGGCGGCCTGATCGCACCGCTGCGTGGCCTCAGCGATCTGGTGGTGCTGCCCGAGACGTTCACCAGCGGCTTCAGCAATGACGCGATCGAGCGCGCCGAGGACATGGACGGGCCCACCGTGGCCTGGATGCGCGCGCAGGCCGCCGCGCTCGATGCGGCCGTGACCGGCAGCGTGCAACTGCGCGACGGCGATGGCGTCTACAACCGCATGCTCTGGGCCACGCCCGATGGCAATTTGCAGTGGTACGACAAGCGGCATCTGTTCCGTTACGCCAACGAGCACAAGCGCTACGCGCCGGGCCGGGCGCGGCTGACGGTCGAACTCAAAGGCTGGCGGATCAATCCGCAGGTCTGCTACGACCTGCGCTTTCCGGTGTTCTGCCGCAACCGCTTCGATGTCGAGCGTCCGGGGCAACTGGACTTCGACCTGCAGTTGTTCGTGGCGAACTGGCCAGCGGCACGCGCCTATGCCTGGAAGACGCTGCTGCGCGCACGCGCGATCGAGAACCTGTGCTACGTGGTCGGCGTCAACCGGGTCGGCCGCGACGGCAACGGCCTGGACTACAGCGGCAACAGTGCCGTGCTCGATTTCCTCGGCACCCCGCTGAGCGAGTGCACGGATGCGGAAGTCGTCTCGACCACGACGCTGCTGGCATCGGAACTGGCCGCACACCGCGAACGGTTCCCCGCGATGCTCGACGCGGACCGCTTCGAGATCCTCGACGCCTGA
- a CDS encoding ATPase: MPDPSTTRAMLTDAQRNALSSARAQVNRLVLGKETAVTMTFVALLADGHLLIEDLPGLGKTTLAHAIAATVGLGFQRVQFTSDLLPSDVVGVSVYDGAARRFEFHGGPVFTNVLLADEINRAPPRTQSALLEAMAEHQVTVDGTTHALPDPFFVIATQNPVDLSGTYPLPDSQLDRFLMRLNLGYPDRDAERALLAGEDRRILIAGTLPQLGEADLHQMRAAATAVHASAALIDYVQALLARSRHHPGVRVGLSPRAGLALLRAARALALLEDRTHALPDDVQRLFPVIAAHRLVADDAGDGDALATGILQAVPVD, translated from the coding sequence ATGCCCGATCCGTCCACGACCCGCGCCATGCTAACCGACGCACAGCGCAACGCTCTGTCGTCGGCGCGCGCCCAGGTCAATCGCCTGGTGCTCGGCAAGGAGACCGCGGTCACCATGACCTTCGTCGCGCTGCTCGCCGACGGCCACCTGCTGATCGAGGACCTGCCGGGCCTGGGCAAGACCACGCTCGCGCATGCGATCGCCGCGACCGTCGGGCTCGGCTTTCAGCGCGTGCAGTTCACCTCCGATCTGTTGCCGTCCGATGTCGTCGGCGTCTCGGTCTACGACGGCGCCGCGCGGCGCTTCGAGTTCCACGGCGGCCCGGTGTTCACGAACGTGCTGCTGGCCGATGAGATCAACCGCGCGCCACCGCGCACGCAGAGCGCGCTGCTCGAGGCGATGGCCGAGCACCAGGTCACCGTCGATGGCACCACGCACGCTCTGCCCGACCCGTTCTTCGTCATCGCCACGCAGAATCCGGTGGACCTGTCGGGCACCTATCCGCTGCCCGACTCGCAACTCGACCGCTTCCTGATGCGGCTCAACCTCGGCTATCCCGACCGCGACGCCGAGCGTGCGCTGCTCGCTGGCGAGGACCGGCGCATCCTGATCGCCGGCACGCTGCCGCAATTGGGGGAAGCCGACCTGCATCAGATGCGCGCAGCCGCCACCGCCGTCCACGCCAGTGCTGCGCTGATCGACTACGTGCAGGCGCTGCTCGCGCGCAGCCGCCACCACCCCGGCGTCCGTGTCGGCCTGTCACCGCGCGCAGGGCTGGCCCTGCTGCGCGCCGCACGCGCGCTGGCCTTGCTGGAAGACCGCACGCACGCGTTGCCCGACGATGTGCAGCGGCTGTTTCCGGTGATCGCCGCGCACCGGCTGGTCGCCGACGACGCCGGCGATGGCGATGCGTTGGCGACCGGCATCCTGCAGGCCGTGCCGGTCGACTGA
- a CDS encoding LacI family transcriptional regulator, with translation MSVTIKDVAKAANVSVATVSRALNGHQNVADAVRRRVAEAAAQLRYSPHHAARSLSSRRTQTVGVVLPDLHGEFFSELMRGVDQVARTRGLHLLVSSYHGNPEAQGAALRAMRGRVDGLLLMSPYVHDADFLERNVDISLPLVLMNAAGESAYRSIGIDNYGGAREMVRHLAAAGHRRIAFITGPDDNDDARERLRGYRDGLAAAGLGHDPWELKGQFDEDSGHRAGEALLAMDERPDAVFAANDMMAIGCLYALGRGGVRTPDEVAIVGFDDIPLARYVHPALTTMRVDIAELGARALKALVALEAHVECAPPGDDALLRPVLVVRDSCGSRSPQ, from the coding sequence ATGAGCGTCACCATCAAGGACGTCGCGAAGGCCGCCAACGTGTCGGTAGCCACGGTGTCGCGCGCCCTCAACGGCCATCAGAACGTGGCCGATGCGGTGCGTCGGCGCGTGGCCGAGGCGGCGGCCCAGTTGCGCTACAGCCCGCACCACGCGGCGCGCAGCCTGAGCAGCCGGCGCACGCAGACCGTCGGCGTGGTGCTGCCCGACCTGCATGGCGAGTTCTTCTCCGAACTGATGCGCGGCGTCGACCAGGTCGCACGCACGCGGGGGCTGCATCTGCTGGTCTCGAGCTATCACGGCAATCCGGAAGCGCAGGGGGCGGCGCTGCGGGCGATGCGCGGCCGCGTCGACGGGCTGTTGCTGATGTCACCCTATGTCCACGACGCCGACTTCCTGGAGCGCAACGTCGACATCAGCCTGCCGCTGGTGCTGATGAACGCCGCAGGCGAGAGTGCCTACCGCTCGATCGGCATCGACAACTACGGCGGCGCCCGCGAAATGGTCCGCCACCTGGCGGCCGCGGGGCACCGCCGCATCGCCTTCATCACCGGTCCCGATGACAACGACGATGCGCGCGAGCGCCTGCGCGGCTATCGCGACGGTCTGGCCGCGGCCGGCCTCGGGCACGATCCTTGGGAACTGAAGGGCCAGTTCGACGAGGATTCCGGCCACCGGGCCGGCGAGGCCTTGTTGGCGATGGACGAGCGCCCCGACGCGGTGTTCGCGGCCAACGACATGATGGCGATCGGCTGTCTGTATGCGCTGGGCCGGGGTGGGGTCCGCACGCCGGACGAGGTCGCAATTGTTGGCTTCGACGATATCCCGCTTGCACGCTACGTTCACCCGGCGCTAACGACGATGCGCGTCGACATCGCTGAACTCGGCGCGCGCGCGCTCAAGGCGCTCGTGGCTCTGGAAGCGCATGTCGAGTGCGCGCCGCCCGGCGACGACGCGCTGTTGCGCCCCGTGCTGGTGGTCCGCGATTCCTGCGGCAGCCGGTCGCCGCAATGA
- a CDS encoding SMC-Scp complex subunit ScpB — protein sequence MDQTLINRIVEAALLASTQPLTVAQLGALFTLDEAPPDERLKQALAELQAACAERGVELVELASGWRYQVKSDVHGWVARLWSERQTKYTRATLETLALIAYRQPITRGEIEQVRGVATNSNIIKALEEREWIRVVGHRDMPGRPELLGTTKAFLDYFGLKRLDELPPLSELKDFAELDPQLRLAGAEGDRDEGARGIGGIAGHDDAADPASSDDADSAPAPEASDAAPDPSDEASASSQDAPQDLPPDAPSDTAPSTNTDEDPALAADGDSDRSPT from the coding sequence ATGGACCAGACCCTGATCAACCGCATCGTCGAGGCCGCCTTGCTGGCCTCCACGCAGCCGCTGACTGTCGCCCAGCTCGGCGCGCTGTTCACGCTCGACGAGGCGCCGCCCGACGAGCGCCTGAAGCAGGCCCTGGCCGAGCTGCAGGCGGCTTGCGCCGAGCGCGGCGTCGAGCTGGTGGAGCTGGCCTCGGGCTGGCGCTACCAGGTCAAGAGCGACGTCCACGGCTGGGTGGCGCGGCTGTGGAGCGAGCGCCAGACCAAGTACACCCGCGCCACGCTCGAAACGCTGGCGCTGATCGCCTACCGCCAGCCGATCACCCGCGGCGAGATCGAACAGGTCCGCGGCGTGGCGACCAACAGCAACATCATCAAGGCCCTCGAAGAGCGCGAGTGGATCCGCGTCGTCGGCCACCGCGACATGCCCGGACGCCCCGAACTGCTGGGCACCACCAAGGCGTTCCTCGATTACTTCGGCCTCAAGCGGCTCGACGAACTGCCCCCGCTGTCCGAGCTCAAGGATTTCGCCGAGCTCGACCCGCAGCTGCGCCTGGCCGGCGCCGAGGGCGACCGCGACGAGGGCGCGCGGGGCATCGGCGGCATCGCCGGGCACGACGACGCTGCCGATCCCGCCTCCAGCGACGATGCCGACAGCGCCCCGGCGCCCGAGGCCTCGGACGCCGCCCCCGACCCATCGGACGAGGCCTCGGCCTCGTCGCAGGACGCACCGCAAGACCTTCCGCCGGACGCCCCGTCCGACACCGCACCTTCCACGAACACTGACGAAGACCCCGCCCTCGCCGCCGACGGCGACAGCGACCGGAGCCCCACATGA
- a CDS encoding rifampin ADP-ribosyl transferase encodes MSQPETAPAAPGPSPQQQEMPLALVHGQPVLQIPQDLYIPPDALEVILEAFEGPLDLLLYLIRRQNLDILDIPVAEITQQYVDYIGVMQELRFELAAEYLVMAAILAEIKSRMLLPRPAIEEGDEGDPRAELVRRLQEYERFKQAAEDIDRLPRQDRDTTPAQVALPERPANREPPQVELREMLLALHDVLKRAELFTGHAIRREALSVRQRMGEVLTRLAGGAFHRFESLFEPEEGRLGVVVTFLSILELTKERLLDIVQEAPLAPIYIKSLASADGEAPPTRFSSEFDDDVPDAPQS; translated from the coding sequence ATGAGCCAGCCCGAGACCGCGCCCGCGGCCCCCGGCCCCTCGCCCCAGCAGCAGGAAATGCCGCTGGCGCTGGTGCACGGCCAGCCGGTGCTGCAGATCCCGCAGGACCTGTACATCCCGCCGGACGCGCTCGAGGTGATCCTGGAGGCCTTCGAAGGGCCGCTCGACCTGCTGCTGTACCTGATCCGCCGCCAGAACCTCGACATCCTCGACATCCCGGTGGCCGAGATCACCCAGCAATATGTCGATTACATCGGCGTGATGCAGGAACTGCGCTTCGAACTGGCCGCCGAGTACCTGGTCATGGCCGCGATCCTGGCCGAGATCAAATCGCGGATGCTGTTGCCGCGGCCGGCGATCGAGGAAGGCGACGAGGGCGACCCGCGCGCCGAACTGGTCCGGCGGCTGCAGGAGTACGAACGCTTCAAGCAGGCGGCCGAAGACATCGACCGCCTGCCGAGACAGGACCGCGACACCACCCCGGCGCAGGTCGCCCTGCCCGAGCGCCCGGCCAACCGCGAGCCGCCGCAGGTGGAGTTGCGCGAGATGCTGCTGGCCCTGCACGACGTGCTCAAGCGCGCCGAGCTGTTCACCGGCCATGCGATCCGGCGCGAGGCGCTGAGCGTGCGCCAACGCATGGGCGAGGTGCTGACCCGGCTGGCCGGCGGCGCGTTCCACCGTTTCGAGTCGCTGTTCGAGCCCGAAGAAGGCCGGCTGGGCGTGGTGGTGACGTTCCTGTCGATCCTCGAGCTCACCAAGGAACGCCTGCTCGACATCGTGCAGGAAGCGCCGCTGGCGCCGATCTACATCAAGTCGCTGGCCAGCGCCGACGGCGAAGCGCCGCCGACGCGCTTTTCCAGCGAGTTCGACGACGACGTCCCCGACGCGCCGCAGTCCTGA